The segment TATTGTTCTGATGAAAAGAATCGGTTTAGAGGACGAGATCCATCGTTAAGTTTAGCGGAACATCAAAGTATCTACCATTTATTGTTTTCAAtaacatgcattaaaaaaaagttgtgatTTATCAAACGTGCACATCTGGAAAAGTGGAGGAAACAGCTGCTTCTGGGATATATGcaggagcagagggagaggtcagaggggtcagaggaggaggaatcaaACAGGTGTGATTAAAGATgcaggcctctgtgtgtgtgtgtctgtaggtgtgtgtgtgtctgtaggtgtgtgtgtctgtaggtgtgtgtgtgtgtgcgcgccagaCAATAGAAGACAGTGGGACAAACAAAGTgataaaataaagacattttaatcATACAGTACATCTTTAATCTGAGGATTTTACACTCGGCTcccacaaataaaataaaaaatagatgtAAAAAGTGTCCGGCGACAACCAGATTGTAAAAAATGTGGCACACTTTTTGTTACGGCTGATGTGATGTCATATCTGACGCTTACTCACAATATCACAATATGTACGATATGCCATTTCCTGCTGTACGAGAACATTTAACACTGTAGTCAGCAAAAACTCCATGGCGctgctttgggggggggggggacagatcaTAATTATAAAGCTTCAGCAACAGTGTAAAATCAAACGCATAACGTGGCACGTGAAAAGAGACGGACGATGGTCAGTGGGCCCGTGCCGTTTGAGGCGCCTGGTCCTCAAACGCATCACACACCTCGTTTGATTGCACAGACCGACATTGTACGCGCCGctccttttatttcttcttgtttcttaTTGATCTGAATCGAGTGTTTATTAAAATATCAATTCATCCTCAGCATAAGCTTTCAGAAGAGGGATTGGCGGTTCTTGCAATCGGAGGCGCGACGGCTTCAGTTCTCGGCGCGTCGACCTCCGAGGCCGAGGCGCGCTTCAGCTTCAGCGTCCTGTTGAAGCAGGAGAGTTTCTTTGGGGAGGCGGTGGACGCCCGCTGCCTCTTGGAGCTCCGCTTGCACCTTTTGACGCTTTCCTCCTGTGCGACGGGAATACTGCGGAGCTCCTCCTGGCGGCCAGGGGCTCGACGACAAGCGTCCGTTTGTGGGGCTGGATCGGTCAGGTCGTCGGCGCGACAACGGTCGCCGTTCCTTCCCGTCTGTCTTTCGTGTCTGCTTGTGTGCGGCGAGCCCGGTGAGGGGCACCGGGTCTGGGCTCGTGTCAGGGCCGGGGTGCCGGTGTGTTGTCTGCCGTCGAGGCTCGAGGGCCCCACTCCGTGTCTTCGGTCGTCGCTCGAGGGCCCCACTTCGCGTCTTCGGTCGTCCTCGTGGACCGCAGGCTCCGAGCCCGGGTCCAAAGACGCGGTCGTGGATCTCGGCTCTCTGGCCGAACCGGCCTGCAGGTTTGCAGTGTGGACGCAATACTTCCTGAGATGGCAGCTGTGGGCGGGCCCTTGCCTGGGGGCCACCACTCTCCCCTGGGAGCAGTGGTGGAAATGGCCGGCGGGGGGGCAGTGGACATAGTGCACACGGCACTCCAGGTTGGTAGGGAACAGGGGGGGGTGTTGGGCACCCGGAGTTGTTCCTGAGGGCGGGAGGAGCTGTGGGCTGGAGGGGCAGGAGGGAgagtcctggggggggggggtccactgCTGGGACGGGTGCTGAGCAGGAGAGGGGTCCCCCCCGCAGGAGCAGCCAGGAGGCGGAGAGTACGGACACCTGGACGGCGTGCTCACGAGGCCGGTCTCGGTTTGGCACTTGAAGTGGCTGTGGGGGTGAGGAGGGACTCCATTGGGGAGCGGGGCAcgcgcctcctgctcctcctgctcctcctcctctctggggaCATCTTCCGTCTTCTGACCGGCGGCCAGGGGCTCCAACTCGTAATGCTCCACCTCCGCACCCCTGCCCTCCAGCTGGTACTTCCCCAGGACGGAGGCGTTGCCTtgcggcggagggggggggctcagggccGTGACCTCGGAGAAATCCTGACACTGCATCTTTTTGGGCAGGGGGATCTGGCCGCAGGTGCCCTGGGGGCCGAGGCAGCGGCACATGCACTGGAAGAAGAAGGTGGCGAAGGCCCAGCTGACGCACATGATCAGCATCATGAACGTGCCCAGCTGGGTGTAGGCCAGGACGGTGGAGGGCATCATCATGGCGCCGGCCACGAAGGTGGTCAGCGCCGCCATGGCGATGGCGGAGCCCATGCGGCTGAGGGAGAAAATCACCTTCCCCTCGCGGTCGGGCTCGTGGGCCAGCCGGTACGCCACGCCGTAGTGGACGGCGAAGTCCACGGAGAGCCCCACGGCGACGGAGATGGTGACGGACTCCAGGACGTTCAGCTCCCAGCCGAGCAGCACCAGGGAGCCCACCGTGACGAAGATGGTGCCGGCGATGGACAGGATGGCGTACAGGCTGATGATGACGTTCCAGGTGGTCAGGAGCATGACGCTGAAGGCCACGGCGACGGACAGCGCCATGGCGACCAGAGTGCCGTCCGACAGGCTGGCCTGCAGGTCGTAGAACTCCAGGTTGCTGATGAACCAGCCATGTTTGAGGCCCGCCGGGGCGTAGCGGAGCTCCTCGGCGATCCAGGCGTCCACCTGCAACAGAACCGCACTCGTTAAGgtcagcagaacacacacacacacacacacacacacacacacacacacacacacacacacacacacacacacacacacacacacacacacacacacacacacacacacacacacacacacacacacacacacacacacacacacacacacacacacacacacacacacacacacacacacaatcccgtACGTAAAGCGACGGTAAATAAACACGTAGGCACGACAACCTCAATGTAGAAGTGGTACATCTTCTCGTAGGCCAGCGTGAAGAGGTAGGTGCTCTTGAACTCCAGCACGATGGCCCTGATGGTGTCGTTGATGTCGAAGCGAGGCCCGGGGGTCTTGCTGTCCAGGTGGTAGTTGGTGCTCCGGTCCAGCTCCATGAGGGCTCTCTTGATGCACAGCTCAAAGACTTCCTGCTTGTAGGGGAAGGTGGACTGGCTGCAGCAGGGGTAGACGGAGGCCTCCTCGCAGTCCTGGTTCTCCATCCACTGTGGAAATAAGCAACGAATATCGTTGATTATAATTACACCGGGTCACCGTGGTCACACTGGGTCACCGTGGTCACATCGGGTGGTGTCAGTAAGCGGTCCTTTAACATCTTCACGTGTGTCGTGCCGGTCTACAGCAGCTCCTCACTATATGCACTGCCTATGGTGTGAAACGCGATATTAAGAGTGCTATCTTCACCTGCAGAACAAAATGAGGACAACAATGTAAAATTCCCTGATTTTAAATTATCTAATGACCTCAGTGTCTGTGAAAAAGTCaaatatctctatatatttcATCACAGCGCAGACGACCGATGACGAAGATGATCTATCGGCATGTCGAAGGCGGCGGGTTCGGTATGCGTAAGACAAAGTGAAGATGTCTCTGTTTGAAGCGTACTGCACACCTCTGCACACGGCACACTTGTGGTCGAACTACAAattttattttagaaataaattgatgccactttttgaaacttgtgaaataacatttaacatttgttcaaaaataataaatattcttatttaggcttaaagtatatgagcaattggcATACAAATGTCAatcataagactattaggcaataataaaactattagacagtagtctacagattaagGTTTTTTCGtggattttttaaacaaaaaacaaacaaaatcagacaatcatattacatGACGCCATGAGGATATATAGAGGCCGAGGCGGACGAGTGCCAGTGAGATGTTTGTGGAGTCGACACATTCAACGCGGTTTTAACTAATTTAACGCACAagtttatctgccgggttgacgactccgaaaatgagatcatcgtgtttttatcaaatatgaAATTCAGCACTAGACGtaccagctgtggagacactggcatttataaagcatgtgtcgTTCTATGTTTTGCACTGGACCGTGAGTCTGTAATCAAAGTGTTATAGAGTGATAAACTTGGTGCCGGTGCAGCACCGACCTGCTTGAAGGTCTCGATGAAGCAGCTGGTGAAGTCCCGCTCCTCGGACTGGAAGATGAAGCTCTGGTTCCTCAGCTTTTGGCAGAAGTTGAGGATCCACAGCTGAGAGGCCGGACTGGCGATGTTGAAGTCGTCGTCCAGTATCAGCTTGCCCTTGTTCTTGGGGTTCAGGGGGTCGCCGTTATCCACGGGCATCACGCCCCAGATGATGGTGATGGGCATGTGGAGGTCCTCGCCGTGGTGGACCCGCTCGAACATGAACAGCTTCTTGTACTCGGCGTCGTAGCGCTCGAACGGGTGCGAGGAGCGGAACACCTGGAACTCGGCCAGCTCCAGGGACGGCAGCTTCATCTTGGGGTTGACGCACACCACGTAGGCCCCGCCCACCGTGATGGCGAGGAACCAGAAGAGCCAGAGGTAGCGCAGCTTGATGACGATGCAGGGCAGCACCTTCTCGAAGAAGATGCGGGACCCCTCGGAGACGGTGAACAGGCACTGGTTGGCCTTCTGGCAAAGCCCCGCCCAGAACACCCAGGTGCAGTAGCCCGTGGGCGGCTGCGCCGGCTTGGCGCAGGGGAACACGCTGGGCAGGTAGCGCTCGTGCAGCACCACCACGGCCGGCAGCCACGTCACCATGAGGATGTAGTTCACCAGGATGGCGGTGCCGGCGTACACGCCGAAGCAGCGGATGGCGGTGATGTTGCTGACGTAGTTGGCGTAGAAGGCGGCGGCCGTGGTGAAGCTGGTGACGAACATGGAGAGCGCGGCGTGGTGCAGCGTCACGGCGACCGTCTCCGACAGCTCGGCGTGCGGCTTGTCGAATTTGGTGTAGTTCCACACGTCGCAGAGCACGAAGGCGTCGTCGGCGCCGATGCCCACCAGGATGATGAGCGCCGTGAGGTTCATGAAGGGGAAGAACTCGAAGTTGAAGACCAGGCGGTACAGGAAGTACGACACGATCAGCGAGCTGATGATGGCGATGATCGTCATCAGGGTGATGAAGATGGAGCGCGTGTACACGCACATGAccagcaggacgatgacgatGGCGATGGCGGGGTACACCGTGTCCGTGAGCAGGTAGTCCTGGAAGAGGTCGTGCTTGATGCCGAACTCGATGCCCGTCACCGTGGTGATGCCGTCCGAGGAGTTCCAGTTCTCGAAGTTGTCCAGGTAGATGTTCATCATGGTGTCGCCCTTCTCCGTGGGCGAGAACAGCATGCTGTGCTTGAGCACGGGCGGCGGGTCCTCCAGACTCTTGGGGCTGAGGAAGTCCTTGTCCACCAGGAAGTGGAGGATCTGGTAGACAGCGTTGTGCTTGGCGCACTTCCGGGGAACGCCGGCGCACTTGTGCTGGTCCTTGCGGCGCAGCGCGCCGTCCCAGCAGTCGGACGCCAGCGTGCCGTTGTGGTAGTACTTGGCGCACGAGCGCAGGATCTTGAGCGTGTGCGACACGTCGCGCTCCGTGATCTTCTGGCAGGACGAGCGGTTGGTGAGGAAGGCGATGTAGTTGCCGAGCGTCCAGCTGGGGCAGCAGGAGGCGTCGGTGGTGCGCTGGCAGAGGCTCCAGTAGTCGGGGTGGGAGCgcacctgaggggggggggagaagacggGTGAATTCACAGAGGAACGGGGGAAGTCGGCCCGGAGGATCGCGCGGTCCTACGCACCCTGGTGTTGTCCAGGTGGCACATCGACTTGATGCCCCGGATGTTCCACAGGTTCTTCCCCTCGGCCGACGTGAACACCAGTCGAGCGTAGCGGTCGCCTGCGAGAGGAAAACACCGCCGTCACTCAAATGGGAAAACCAGCTTTTCCAGAGTTCCCGGAGCCCCGAGCCTGAAGAGTTCGGGGTGGTTTTATTTGTTGGATACAGACGAAAGATAACACAGCCGTGTATAACCAATGCTCTGACGGCACCAGGtagttttcattaatatcttgctgtgggttaatactaatattaatgccatttgttaagtgtttttCATGTTTCAAGTTTTTCATGATCCGATGCAAGGTcaaatcaattcagttcagtttatttgtatagcccaatttcacgaatcacaaatttgtctcagagtgctttacaatctgtacacatagacatccctgccccaaaacctcacatcggaccaggaaaaactcccaaataacccttcagggggaaaaaaagggaagaacccttcaggagagcaacagaggaggatcactctcctaggatggacagatgcaatagatgtcatgtgtacagaaggacagatttagagtttaaacacattcaatgaatatgacagagtgtatgaatagttcatagtaggcatattccacgatggagacctccacgatccatcaggcagatggcggtagagaggaggagtgggcggagtctcaacaggacagtggcgtagtcggtagcaggaattccacgaccaaaggtcagggatgtcgtatgtggacagattgtaaagccctccgaggcaaatttgtgatattgggctgtataaaataaactgaatttaattgaaaaagCTGTTCAGGAACCAGCTGGTGAAAAAagggaaccatacagatgttttttctattactatagataaatataccagaattGTGTCTTATTTGCTATATCTCGTGATATTtctggcaggtatcgtatcgaAGTTctgattttgtttgtttcttttccgaGAGGGAGTGAGCCAGGCCTCGTTTTGTTATCTTGATTCCTGTCCCGACCTCTCCCACCTCATAGAACTGGTTTTTGGGTTCACCGCATGAGAATAAATCGTATTTGAAACCGTTACTCCTCCTCTTGACCTCTTTCACATATTCTTTGACCCCCCCACTTGTCCCCTAGACCGAGAAGCAGATGTAACGCGATTGTAAAATACACCCGAGACAATTCTACCACCTGACTTAAAAACACATATGCAGCGTGACTCCGAGCCAACGGTACATATTGTGAACTCTTTCCTAGAGACCAGTACGTCCATGTTTTCTCATCATAGTGTTTATGATTCATATACTGGAGGTTCTTTATCGTCGGGTGTAGTCGGACCGGACGCTGACCTGGCACATCGCAGAAGAACTCTTTGCTGAAGTCCCACTCCGCTTGCCGTTTGTCTCGGTCAAAGTGGTCGTCGGGCCACCGGGGCTCTTGGTGGCTAgacgaaagaaaacaaatgacaGAAACATTAGCGCCTGTTTCGTTCAATCGAGCCTCAAAAGGAAACCGACGACAAATAAACAAACCGCCGAGGCGTTTTGTATCCGAGGCGACGCCGAAGAAGACGaggagctccccccccccccccgacccccctccTCCGGAATCAGATGAATGACGCACTGCAGTACTAGCATACTGCTgtctgggagtggacgtggacatggtggaggagtacaagtacctgggcgtctccatcgacagccgactgaactggaaggccaacatcaacgctgtgtacaagaaggggatgagtcgactctttttcctgagaaagcttcgatccttcaacgtgtgcagcaagatgctggagttattctaccagtcggttgtggccagtgtgctgcactttgccattgtctgctgggggagcagcatcggagccggtgacaccagccgtctcaacaaactggttaggaaggctggctccatcatcggctgccagctggagcacctggaacaggtggtggagaggaggacgttgaagaaacttgtgtccatattggacaacccggaccaccctctccaccacctcctacagggacagaggagtactttctccagacgtctcctcacgctccgctgccacaaggacagatacaggagaacattcctgccgacggctatgaggctctacaacagttcacctcttgccagatcaccctaacccttcttatattttgtgttttttttatttttattcttgtgtgttgctgctactggctcgacaaatttccccttggggattaataaagtatatatctatctatctatctatctatctatctaataataataatcataataggGGCTCTGATtgaaacagggggggggggggagatagagagagagagagtctttggtgaacatgttggcattgaGTTCTGATGTTCAGTGGATTACAGACTTCTTTCACTggagctttttctttttgtgtgtgactgtgtgtgtgtgtgtgtgggggggggggggggcgactagAAACAGCAGAGGGCAGAGTAATCAGAGTGTggccatcagagagagagagcgagggggaggggggggcagcagaggcACAATTACATCCGCGGACAGACGGGGAGGACAAAGGCGGCcgcagacggagaggaagacACCGGCTGCAGCCGACCCGATCCGTCTTCTGATCATTATGTTTTCATGTCCTAGTCGGCCGAGTGGAGATGGAGTTGTGGGtgtggagggggcgtggcctctgtgtggagggggcgtggccccaCTGCAACTTCACCGGAGACAGCTCGTCAGATTTAGAGGTCAATGTAATGCAAACCAGATATTAAGAAGAGACAGACAGCCGaaaaaacagagagacagacagcagagggagagacagacagcggagagagagacagacagccgagagagagacagacagcagagggagagacagacagcagagagagagacagacagtagagggagagacagacagcggagagagagacagacagcagagagagacagacagtagagggagagacagacagcggatagagagacagacagcagagagagagacagacagcagagagagagacagacagcagagagagagacagacagcagagagagagagagacagcagagggagagacagacagcagagggagagagagacagacagtagagggagagacagacagcagagagagagacagacagagacagacaacagatagaaaggaagaggacagacagacagacatgcaaaGCCCAGCTCTCGGTCATGTGACGGCCGTGTGGACAGATCTCATCGTTAGTCCCTTTTCTTTCAAGAGGATCAGACTGTTCAGCACGACTGTCAACAGTATCCTtcaactcctcctccctccctcctctcctccccccccccccatcccccagcTTATGATTGTTTAATTGCTGCCCAGGTAAAAAGGGGAGGAAAGTTCAGAAAGTTCATACAACTTAgctttgtaaataaataaataaaaacagcggTAAAAAGAACAGTACGAGGAAATATATCTAGTAAAAAAAGATGCCTAAATTAATTTGCAGCTTTGGAATCACTAAATTGCATTTCATTGCAAGTTATTAATGTCAGCTTCTCGgtgaacaaaaaaagagagagagagagagagaagaagagtgacgTTACATCTTGGCCTGCTCGTCGGCGTATTTGAAGGGGTAGTTGGCCAGCGTGGCTTTGTAGCCCGtgttcttcaccatgttgttcCACGTGACCAGCCGCTGCCCGATGACTGTTCCCCGTGGCTCAAAACCCTATTTtagggagggggagaaagaaagacggCGATGATGAAAGAGTGTTCACGGTGCCGACACAAAGATTTGAATATCACTCTGCGGAAGGATATCACGTTGCATTGAAGGAGAGCCAAATGG is part of the Pseudoliparis swirei isolate HS2019 ecotype Mariana Trench chromosome 12, NWPU_hadal_v1, whole genome shotgun sequence genome and harbors:
- the disp1 gene encoding protein dispatched homolog 1 isoform X2, whose protein sequence is MDGDLHASSTPLCTVGAPRAARPFRFPKSYAELIADWPVVVLGVCTVLIVVCALVSVLVPDLPDFSDPLLGFEPRGTVIGQRLVTWNNMVKNTGYKATLANYPFKYADEQAKIHQEPRWPDDHFDRDKRQAEWDFSKEFFCDVPGDRYARLVFTSAEGKNLWNIRGIKSMCHLDNTRVRSHPDYWSLCQRTTDASCCPSWTLGNYIAFLTNRSSCQKITERDVSHTLKILRSCAKYYHNGTLASDCWDGALRRKDQHKCAGVPRKCAKHNAVYQILHFLVDKDFLSPKSLEDPPPVLKHSMLFSPTEKGDTMMNIYLDNFENWNSSDGITTVTGIEFGIKHDLFQDYLLTDTVYPAIAIVIVLLVMCVYTRSIFITLMTIIAIISSLIVSYFLYRLVFNFEFFPFMNLTALIILVGIGADDAFVLCDVWNYTKFDKPHAELSETVAVTLHHAALSMFVTSFTTAAAFYANYVSNITAIRCFGVYAGTAILVNYILMVTWLPAVVVLHERYLPSVFPCAKPAQPPTGYCTWVFWAGLCQKANQCLFTVSEGSRIFFEKVLPCIVIKLRYLWLFWFLAITVGGAYVVCVNPKMKLPSLELAEFQVFRSSHPFERYDAEYKKLFMFERVHHGEDLHMPITIIWGVMPVDNGDPLNPKNKGKLILDDDFNIASPASQLWILNFCQKLRNQSFIFQSEERDFTSCFIETFKQWMENQDCEEASVYPCCSQSTFPYKQEVFELCIKRALMELDRSTNYHLDSKTPGPRFDINDTIRAIVLEFKSTYLFTLAYEKMYHFYIEVDAWIAEELRYAPAGLKHGWFISNLEFYDLQASLSDGTLVAMALSVAVAFSVMLLTTWNVIISLYAILSIAGTIFVTVGSLVLLGWELNVLESVTISVAVGLSVDFAVHYGVAYRLAHEPDREGKVIFSLSRMGSAIAMAALTTFVAGAMMMPSTVLAYTQLGTFMMLIMCVSWAFATFFFQCMCRCLGPQGTCGQIPLPKKMQCQDFSEVTALSPPPPPQGNASVLGKYQLEGRGAEVEHYELEPLAAGQKTEDVPREEEEQEEQEARAPLPNGVPPHPHSHFKCQTETGLVSTPSRCPYSPPPGCSCGGDPSPAQHPSQQWTPPPQDSPSCPSSPQLLPPSGTTPGAQHPPLFPTNLECRVHYVHCPPAGHFHHCSQGRVVAPRQGPAHSCHLRKYCVHTANLQAGSAREPRSTTASLDPGSEPAVHEDDRRREVGPSSDDRRHGVGPSSLDGRQHTGTPALTRAQTRCPSPGSPHTSRHERQTGRNGDRCRADDLTDPAPQTDACRRAPGRQEELRSIPVAQEESVKRCKRSSKRQRASTASPKKLSCFNRTLKLKRASASEVDAPRTEAVAPPIARTANPSSESLC
- the disp1 gene encoding protein dispatched homolog 1 isoform X1 translates to MALSDAHGDPLALGNGGRHPLAANGHTPSSAGGQQEPLAAADDGDEASKVQQRSHVIQRANRPSQNGNAVKQNGSLRNLPVSSSSSSSSSSSPPALTDSRRPARRHLSSSPSPSLQPLPLGCQHCHLQSAAPCCPCGQPECPLFQNAPAGAGPSGSAPYPGAAPSCPCCLNACAYSHPPHAPHPSSPLCLQHHQRWQEHLQNQAAGIRAARPFRFPKSYAELIADWPVVVLGVCTVLIVVCALVSVLVPDLPDFSDPLLGFEPRGTVIGQRLVTWNNMVKNTGYKATLANYPFKYADEQAKIHQEPRWPDDHFDRDKRQAEWDFSKEFFCDVPGDRYARLVFTSAEGKNLWNIRGIKSMCHLDNTRVRSHPDYWSLCQRTTDASCCPSWTLGNYIAFLTNRSSCQKITERDVSHTLKILRSCAKYYHNGTLASDCWDGALRRKDQHKCAGVPRKCAKHNAVYQILHFLVDKDFLSPKSLEDPPPVLKHSMLFSPTEKGDTMMNIYLDNFENWNSSDGITTVTGIEFGIKHDLFQDYLLTDTVYPAIAIVIVLLVMCVYTRSIFITLMTIIAIISSLIVSYFLYRLVFNFEFFPFMNLTALIILVGIGADDAFVLCDVWNYTKFDKPHAELSETVAVTLHHAALSMFVTSFTTAAAFYANYVSNITAIRCFGVYAGTAILVNYILMVTWLPAVVVLHERYLPSVFPCAKPAQPPTGYCTWVFWAGLCQKANQCLFTVSEGSRIFFEKVLPCIVIKLRYLWLFWFLAITVGGAYVVCVNPKMKLPSLELAEFQVFRSSHPFERYDAEYKKLFMFERVHHGEDLHMPITIIWGVMPVDNGDPLNPKNKGKLILDDDFNIASPASQLWILNFCQKLRNQSFIFQSEERDFTSCFIETFKQWMENQDCEEASVYPCCSQSTFPYKQEVFELCIKRALMELDRSTNYHLDSKTPGPRFDINDTIRAIVLEFKSTYLFTLAYEKMYHFYIEVDAWIAEELRYAPAGLKHGWFISNLEFYDLQASLSDGTLVAMALSVAVAFSVMLLTTWNVIISLYAILSIAGTIFVTVGSLVLLGWELNVLESVTISVAVGLSVDFAVHYGVAYRLAHEPDREGKVIFSLSRMGSAIAMAALTTFVAGAMMMPSTVLAYTQLGTFMMLIMCVSWAFATFFFQCMCRCLGPQGTCGQIPLPKKMQCQDFSEVTALSPPPPPQGNASVLGKYQLEGRGAEVEHYELEPLAAGQKTEDVPREEEEQEEQEARAPLPNGVPPHPHSHFKCQTETGLVSTPSRCPYSPPPGCSCGGDPSPAQHPSQQWTPPPQDSPSCPSSPQLLPPSGTTPGAQHPPLFPTNLECRVHYVHCPPAGHFHHCSQGRVVAPRQGPAHSCHLRKYCVHTANLQAGSAREPRSTTASLDPGSEPAVHEDDRRREVGPSSDDRRHGVGPSSLDGRQHTGTPALTRAQTRCPSPGSPHTSRHERQTGRNGDRCRADDLTDPAPQTDACRRAPGRQEELRSIPVAQEESVKRCKRSSKRQRASTASPKKLSCFNRTLKLKRASASEVDAPRTEAVAPPIARTANPSSESLC